A genomic stretch from Camelus dromedarius isolate mCamDro1 chromosome 10, mCamDro1.pat, whole genome shotgun sequence includes:
- the CARD9 gene encoding caspase recruitment domain-containing protein 9 isoform X3, with the protein MSDYENEDECWSTLEGFRVKLIAVIDPARITPYLRQCKVLNPDDEEQVLSDPNLVIRKRKVGVLLDILQRTGHKGYVAFLESLELYYPQLYKKVTGKEPTRVFSMIIDASGESGLMQLLMSEVMKLQKKVQDLTVLLSSKDDLIKELRVKDSLLRKHQERVQRLKEACEAGSRELQRCKEDNYDLAMRLARQSEERGAALMRNRDLQLEIDRLKHSLMKAEDDCSVERKHTLKLRHAMEQRPSQELLWELQQEKALLQARVQGLEASVQEGKPDKSSPYIQVLEEDWRQALRDHQEQTSTIFSLRKDLRQAEALRARCMEEKEMFELQCLALRKDSKMYKDRIEAILQQMEEVAIERDQAIARQEELHAQQARNLQEKDALRKQVRELSEKADELQLQLFQREGQLLAAEGRLRRQQLETSVLSSDLEDSSPRNSQELSPPRDLEENAQLSDKGGQAIGESLEQPSVALQKERLSLTPDDAGLSSREPPEKEKGRRRLKESFENYRRKRALRKVQHGSRQGEVDWENTTGSDNTDTEGS; encoded by the exons ATGTCCGACTACGAGAACGAGGACGAGTGCTGGAGCACCCTGGAAGGCTTCCGCGTAAAGCTCATCGCGGTCATCGACCCCGCCCGCATCACCCCCTACCTGCGGCAGTGCAAGGTCCTGAACCCTGATGATGAGGAGCAGGTGCTCAGCGACCCCAACCTGGTCATCCGCAAGCGGAAAGTGG GTGTGCTCCTGGACATCCTGCAGCGGACTGGCCACAAGGGCTATGTGGCCTTCCTTGAGAGCCTGGAGCTGTACTACCCACAGCTCTACAAGAAGGTCACAGGCAAGGAGCCCACCCGCGTCTTCTCCATGATCATCG ATGCGTCCGGGGAGTCGGGCCTGATGCAGCTGCTGATGAGCGAGGTGATGAAGCTGCAGAAGAAGGTGCAGGACCTGACGGTGCTGCTGAGCTCCAAGGACGACCTGATCAAGGAGCTGCGGGTGAAGGACAGCCTGCTGCGCAAGCACCAGGAGCGCGTGCAGCGGCTCAAGGAGGCTTGCGAGGCGGGCAGCCGCGAGCTCCAGCGCTGCAAGGAGGACAACTACGACCTGGCCATGCGCCTGGCCCGCCAGAGCGAGGAGAGGGGCGCCGCGCTCATGCGGAACCGTGACCTGCAGCTGGAG ATCGACCGGCTCAAGCACAGCCTCATGAAGGCAGAGGACGACTGCTCGGTGGAACGCAAGCACACGCTGAAGCTCAGGCACGCCATGGAGCAGCGGCCCAGCCAGGAGCTGCTGTGGGAGCTGCAGCAGGAGAAGGCGCTGCTGCAGGCGCGGGTGCAGGGGCTGGAGGCCTCTGTGCAG GAAGGGAAGCCGGACAAGAGCAGCCCCTACATCCAGGTGCTGGAGGAGGACTGGCGGCAGGCGCTGCGGGACCACCAGGAGCAGACCAGCACCATCTTCTCCCTGCGCAAGGATCTGCGCCAGGCCGAGGCCCTGCGTGCCCGG TGCATGGAGGAGAAGGAAATGTTCGAGCTGCAGTGCTTGGCCCTGCGGAAGGACTCCAAGATGTACAAGGATCGCATCGAGGCCATCCTGCAGCAGATGGAGGAGGTCGCCATCGAGCGGGACCAG gccatcGCGAGGCAGGAGGAGCTGCACGCACAGCAAGCCCGCAACCTGCAGGAGAAGGATGCGCTGCGGAAGCAGGTCCGCGAGCTGAGCGAGAAGGCAGAcgagctgcagctgcagctgttCCAGCGCGAGGGCCAGCTGCTGGCCGCGGAGGGCAGGCTCAGGCGGCAGCAGCTGGAGACGTCCGTCTTG AGCTCCGACCTGGAGGACAGCTCACCCAGGAACTCCCAGGAG CTCTCGCCCCCCCGCGACCTGGAGGAGAACGCCCAGCTCTCAGACAAAG GTGGCCAGGCCATTGGGGAGAGCCTGGAGCAGCCCTCTGTGGCTCTGCAGAAGGAGCGGCTTTCACTGACCCCCGAC GATGCAGGCCTGAGCAGCAGGGAGCCcccagagaaggagaaggggcGGCGGCGCCTCAAAGAGAGCTTCGAGAACTACCGCAG GAAGCGGGCCCTCAGAAAGGTGCAGCACGGCTCCAGGCAGGGAGAGGTGGACTGGGAGAACACCACGGGCAGCGACAACACTGACACCGAGGGCTCCTAG
- the CARD9 gene encoding caspase recruitment domain-containing protein 9 isoform X1 — translation MGGREPHNTSGGLGGQRPEEGHSAGKSVLLDATCPWSIPTSSSMLTGVTGEKESPGPEPWQASRRQAWVRTQTAASIPRPPPAAMSDYENEDECWSTLEGFRVKLIAVIDPARITPYLRQCKVLNPDDEEQVLSDPNLVIRKRKVGVLLDILQRTGHKGYVAFLESLELYYPQLYKKVTGKEPTRVFSMIIDASGESGLMQLLMSEVMKLQKKVQDLTVLLSSKDDLIKELRVKDSLLRKHQERVQRLKEACEAGSRELQRCKEDNYDLAMRLARQSEERGAALMRNRDLQLEIDRLKHSLMKAEDDCSVERKHTLKLRHAMEQRPSQELLWELQQEKALLQARVQGLEASVQEGKPDKSSPYIQVLEEDWRQALRDHQEQTSTIFSLRKDLRQAEALRARCMEEKEMFELQCLALRKDSKMYKDRIEAILQQMEEVAIERDQAIARQEELHAQQARNLQEKDALRKQVRELSEKADELQLQLFQREGQLLAAEGRLRRQQLETSVLSSDLEDSSPRNSQELSPPRDLEENAQLSDKGGQAIGESLEQPSVALQKERLSLTPDDAGLSSREPPEKEKGRRRLKESFENYRRKRALRKVQHGSRQGEVDWENTTGSDNTDTEGS, via the exons ATGGGTGGAAGGGAGCCCCACAACACTTCAGGGGGTTTGGGGgggcagaggccagaggagggCCACAGTGCAGGGAAGAGTGTTCTCTTAGATGCCACCTGTCCCTGGAGCATCCCCACATCCTCCTCCATGCTTACTGGGGTGACTGGGGAGAAAGAAAGCCCAGGACCGG AGCCCTGGCAGGCATCAAGGCGGCAGGCCTGGGTCAGGACTCAGACTGCGGCAAGCATTCCCCGACCGCCCCCAGCAGCCATGTCCGACTACGAGAACGAGGACGAGTGCTGGAGCACCCTGGAAGGCTTCCGCGTAAAGCTCATCGCGGTCATCGACCCCGCCCGCATCACCCCCTACCTGCGGCAGTGCAAGGTCCTGAACCCTGATGATGAGGAGCAGGTGCTCAGCGACCCCAACCTGGTCATCCGCAAGCGGAAAGTGG GTGTGCTCCTGGACATCCTGCAGCGGACTGGCCACAAGGGCTATGTGGCCTTCCTTGAGAGCCTGGAGCTGTACTACCCACAGCTCTACAAGAAGGTCACAGGCAAGGAGCCCACCCGCGTCTTCTCCATGATCATCG ATGCGTCCGGGGAGTCGGGCCTGATGCAGCTGCTGATGAGCGAGGTGATGAAGCTGCAGAAGAAGGTGCAGGACCTGACGGTGCTGCTGAGCTCCAAGGACGACCTGATCAAGGAGCTGCGGGTGAAGGACAGCCTGCTGCGCAAGCACCAGGAGCGCGTGCAGCGGCTCAAGGAGGCTTGCGAGGCGGGCAGCCGCGAGCTCCAGCGCTGCAAGGAGGACAACTACGACCTGGCCATGCGCCTGGCCCGCCAGAGCGAGGAGAGGGGCGCCGCGCTCATGCGGAACCGTGACCTGCAGCTGGAG ATCGACCGGCTCAAGCACAGCCTCATGAAGGCAGAGGACGACTGCTCGGTGGAACGCAAGCACACGCTGAAGCTCAGGCACGCCATGGAGCAGCGGCCCAGCCAGGAGCTGCTGTGGGAGCTGCAGCAGGAGAAGGCGCTGCTGCAGGCGCGGGTGCAGGGGCTGGAGGCCTCTGTGCAG GAAGGGAAGCCGGACAAGAGCAGCCCCTACATCCAGGTGCTGGAGGAGGACTGGCGGCAGGCGCTGCGGGACCACCAGGAGCAGACCAGCACCATCTTCTCCCTGCGCAAGGATCTGCGCCAGGCCGAGGCCCTGCGTGCCCGG TGCATGGAGGAGAAGGAAATGTTCGAGCTGCAGTGCTTGGCCCTGCGGAAGGACTCCAAGATGTACAAGGATCGCATCGAGGCCATCCTGCAGCAGATGGAGGAGGTCGCCATCGAGCGGGACCAG gccatcGCGAGGCAGGAGGAGCTGCACGCACAGCAAGCCCGCAACCTGCAGGAGAAGGATGCGCTGCGGAAGCAGGTCCGCGAGCTGAGCGAGAAGGCAGAcgagctgcagctgcagctgttCCAGCGCGAGGGCCAGCTGCTGGCCGCGGAGGGCAGGCTCAGGCGGCAGCAGCTGGAGACGTCCGTCTTG AGCTCCGACCTGGAGGACAGCTCACCCAGGAACTCCCAGGAG CTCTCGCCCCCCCGCGACCTGGAGGAGAACGCCCAGCTCTCAGACAAAG GTGGCCAGGCCATTGGGGAGAGCCTGGAGCAGCCCTCTGTGGCTCTGCAGAAGGAGCGGCTTTCACTGACCCCCGAC GATGCAGGCCTGAGCAGCAGGGAGCCcccagagaaggagaaggggcGGCGGCGCCTCAAAGAGAGCTTCGAGAACTACCGCAG GAAGCGGGCCCTCAGAAAGGTGCAGCACGGCTCCAGGCAGGGAGAGGTGGACTGGGAGAACACCACGGGCAGCGACAACACTGACACCGAGGGCTCCTAG
- the CARD9 gene encoding caspase recruitment domain-containing protein 9 isoform X2 — translation MGGREPHNTSGGLGGQRPEEGHSAGKSVLLDATCPWSIPTSSSMLTGVTGEKESPGPEPWQASRRQAWVRTQTAASIPRPPPAAMSDYENEDECWSTLEGFRVKLIAVIDPARITPYLRQCKVLNPDDEEQVLSDPNLVIRKRKVGVLLDILQRTGHKGYVAFLESLELYYPQLYKKVTGKEPTRVFSMIIDASGESGLMQLLMSEVMKLQKKVQDLTVLLSSKDDLIKELRVKDSLLRKHQERVQRLKEACEAGSRELQRCKEDNYDLAMRLARQSEERGAALMRNRDLQLEIDRLKHSLMKAEDDCSVERKHTLKLRHAMEQRPSQELLWELQQEKALLQARVQGLEASVQEGKPDKSSPYIQVLEEDWRQALRDHQEQTSTIFSLRKDLRQAEALRARCMEEKEMFELQCLALRKDSKMYKDRIEAILQQMEEVAIERDQAIARQEELHAQQARNLQEKDALRKQSSDLEDSSPRNSQELSPPRDLEENAQLSDKGGQAIGESLEQPSVALQKERLSLTPDDAGLSSREPPEKEKGRRRLKESFENYRRKRALRKVQHGSRQGEVDWENTTGSDNTDTEGS, via the exons ATGGGTGGAAGGGAGCCCCACAACACTTCAGGGGGTTTGGGGgggcagaggccagaggagggCCACAGTGCAGGGAAGAGTGTTCTCTTAGATGCCACCTGTCCCTGGAGCATCCCCACATCCTCCTCCATGCTTACTGGGGTGACTGGGGAGAAAGAAAGCCCAGGACCGG AGCCCTGGCAGGCATCAAGGCGGCAGGCCTGGGTCAGGACTCAGACTGCGGCAAGCATTCCCCGACCGCCCCCAGCAGCCATGTCCGACTACGAGAACGAGGACGAGTGCTGGAGCACCCTGGAAGGCTTCCGCGTAAAGCTCATCGCGGTCATCGACCCCGCCCGCATCACCCCCTACCTGCGGCAGTGCAAGGTCCTGAACCCTGATGATGAGGAGCAGGTGCTCAGCGACCCCAACCTGGTCATCCGCAAGCGGAAAGTGG GTGTGCTCCTGGACATCCTGCAGCGGACTGGCCACAAGGGCTATGTGGCCTTCCTTGAGAGCCTGGAGCTGTACTACCCACAGCTCTACAAGAAGGTCACAGGCAAGGAGCCCACCCGCGTCTTCTCCATGATCATCG ATGCGTCCGGGGAGTCGGGCCTGATGCAGCTGCTGATGAGCGAGGTGATGAAGCTGCAGAAGAAGGTGCAGGACCTGACGGTGCTGCTGAGCTCCAAGGACGACCTGATCAAGGAGCTGCGGGTGAAGGACAGCCTGCTGCGCAAGCACCAGGAGCGCGTGCAGCGGCTCAAGGAGGCTTGCGAGGCGGGCAGCCGCGAGCTCCAGCGCTGCAAGGAGGACAACTACGACCTGGCCATGCGCCTGGCCCGCCAGAGCGAGGAGAGGGGCGCCGCGCTCATGCGGAACCGTGACCTGCAGCTGGAG ATCGACCGGCTCAAGCACAGCCTCATGAAGGCAGAGGACGACTGCTCGGTGGAACGCAAGCACACGCTGAAGCTCAGGCACGCCATGGAGCAGCGGCCCAGCCAGGAGCTGCTGTGGGAGCTGCAGCAGGAGAAGGCGCTGCTGCAGGCGCGGGTGCAGGGGCTGGAGGCCTCTGTGCAG GAAGGGAAGCCGGACAAGAGCAGCCCCTACATCCAGGTGCTGGAGGAGGACTGGCGGCAGGCGCTGCGGGACCACCAGGAGCAGACCAGCACCATCTTCTCCCTGCGCAAGGATCTGCGCCAGGCCGAGGCCCTGCGTGCCCGG TGCATGGAGGAGAAGGAAATGTTCGAGCTGCAGTGCTTGGCCCTGCGGAAGGACTCCAAGATGTACAAGGATCGCATCGAGGCCATCCTGCAGCAGATGGAGGAGGTCGCCATCGAGCGGGACCAG gccatcGCGAGGCAGGAGGAGCTGCACGCACAGCAAGCCCGCAACCTGCAGGAGAAGGATGCGCTGCGGAAGCAG AGCTCCGACCTGGAGGACAGCTCACCCAGGAACTCCCAGGAG CTCTCGCCCCCCCGCGACCTGGAGGAGAACGCCCAGCTCTCAGACAAAG GTGGCCAGGCCATTGGGGAGAGCCTGGAGCAGCCCTCTGTGGCTCTGCAGAAGGAGCGGCTTTCACTGACCCCCGAC GATGCAGGCCTGAGCAGCAGGGAGCCcccagagaaggagaaggggcGGCGGCGCCTCAAAGAGAGCTTCGAGAACTACCGCAG GAAGCGGGCCCTCAGAAAGGTGCAGCACGGCTCCAGGCAGGGAGAGGTGGACTGGGAGAACACCACGGGCAGCGACAACACTGACACCGAGGGCTCCTAG